From the Argentina anserina chromosome 3, drPotAnse1.1, whole genome shotgun sequence genome, the window AAGAGTAATCAAGTCTCACCTCCACACTCATCTCCACAGATATCTGCAGACTTTAACAAACATGATCACAAAAAGGCTCTAGAGCAGAAGATCATCATTTCCTTTGTATACAACGAAGCCCCATTCACTCTGACATTATTTGATTCTAGATTTATTTCAAAAACATTCCAACATAGTTCCAATCACCCCCGAGACCGAAGTCACCAAACCACCCAGTAATTATGGTTTTAACTGAGAATTAAATCGAGTAAATTTGATGCTTCTTTCTCTGAGCAACACAACGTGGTCTAAATGCAATTTTATACGTTTGAGCTTACCTTTGTTGTCTCTGCTTCCGCTGAAACACTCAAGAATGACCAGGCGTTAGGGTTCTGATGAGGAAGAACTTCGGGTGTTATACAAGGGTTGATCCGACACCAACTTTAATACAAGGGTTTAAATAGTATCCAAGAGTTCATCTTAGTCTCCAAGTTTTTGAAAAAAGCAGTAAGGTACTCTCCAAGTCTTGTCTTTCgaccaacaacaaaaattcCCAGCCCTTTCAGGATTTTattcaaatataaaataaagtttaagttctcctaaaaaaaaaaacgtttcaAGTGTTTATAGGAGATTCTGATATCTTCAATTTGTATATTCAGATCAAATGGGGTATCAGAACTAGGTTGGCCTCATGTCAAGGAGCTTCACTGTTTCTTCGTCATGATCTATTTTGTCAGTCTTCATATGATCCACAATACTACCTACATGGCTACATCTTCACCACCTCTTATATAAGCCTTCAATAATGCATGATACATCTGCCTGTTCACTGGGATAACCTTCCTCAATAATCCAACAAAAACTTCTACAACTTCAACACTGCATTCATCACCAAGCCAACTCAGCAAGGTTGCGATCAACCTATCGTCGGGTCTCCGTCCTACCTGTGTCCACACAGTGAGAGCAACCTTCATACACTTCAAAGCTTTTTCCATCTCACCCTTGGCGACGTATCCAGAAGCTACTAATTCCCAACATTTAATGTTTGTCGGTTTTCCCTTCTCCATCAAGTCTTCAAGTAGAGCTTGTGCTATCTCATGCAACCCCTTTTCTGAGTAACCTTCTACCACAGTCTGAGGCACTTTAAAATCGTATAAGTTTTCAGACATTTACCATTCCTTCAACACCATCTCAGCTTCTTCAAACTCACCAAGCCTCACCAGAGCCACCAACATGCATTTATAATCCCTGTTTATGCATCTCTTACAAACACTCTTCATAAGACCCCATAACCTCAAAACTTCATTCTTATTCCCCATTTTAGCATACAGTGAAATCAAAAATTTGTAGCCGAGCCCATTTTCCGTATCCAACCGCTCTTCCGATTTCTTTAAAGGCATCAATCGCCTTGTTTGTCTGGCCTGCCTTCAGGTAGATATCAGCAACAGAAGCAGTATTCCAGTCCATGACAATGTAAGGCTGCGCCTCCATTTCTCTCAAAACCTTTTTGGCCCCTTCAAGATCAGACCTTGCCCCATAAGAGTTTATGCGTATTCTATAGCTCCAGTTGTCCGGAGAGATATCATTCTCCTTCATCTCAGCCATCACACCAGGGACCTTCTCATGCTGCCCAGAATTTGTATACAAACACATGATCCCACTGTAATCAATAGCCGAAGAAGCAAACCCCAACTCCTGCATTTTCCAAAAATGAGCCAGAGACTTCTCCATCTGGAGCTGCCTTACATATCAAATCCAGCTGCACAGCATGCTCACTCGGCCGAAACTTGCATATCCCCTTCTCATTCATCCACTCAGATACCTATACACCATTACAAAATCACAACATTCCCAATTCATTGTTCTATAGAAACAGTAACATTACACCATTCAAATTCACTTAAACTTCCCAAAACCAAATCAACCACacttatcatgcattctaaacTAACCCAATTACACTACCCGCTacttattctctctctctttttaacAACAAATTAGTAAATGTTATGCGAAACTGTATTGAACAAAGTGAACACATCAGTTATAATTTCttataaattttatagaaGAACAAAGTGAGACGTGGAGGGCTTGAGAGAAGCGTTTGCGCTTGCGAAGGTCACGAATGATGCGCTGGAGCTCACCGATGCTGACCTTGTTGCCTTTGGAGACCCGGTCGTCGAGCTCCGGGGCCACGCTTTGCTTGTGATTTCCGAGAGGACTGATTGTGGTGTAGAGGGGTCGTAATCGCATTTCGGATAAGGGTTTTGACGAAGGAG encodes:
- the LOC126788082 gene encoding LOW QUALITY PROTEIN: pentatricopeptide repeat-containing protein At4g21705, mitochondrial (The sequence of the model RefSeq protein was modified relative to this genomic sequence to represent the inferred CDS: inserted 4 bases in 2 codons; deleted 3 bases in 2 codons; substituted 1 base at 1 genomic stop codon), with protein sequence MKKSVALDKPQPTVMNPKLSFVKTLIRNAITTXLYTTISPLGNHKQSVAPELDDRVSKGNKVSIGELQRIIRDLRKRKRFSQALHVSEWMNEKGICKFRPSEHAVQLDLXYVRQLQMEKSLAHFWKMQELGFASSAIDYSGIMCLYTNSGQHEKVPGVMAEMKENDISPDNWSYRIRINSYGARSDLEGAKKVLREMEAQPYIVMDWNTASVADIYLKAGQTNKAIDALKKSEERLDTENGLGYKFLISLYAKMGNKNEVLRLWGLMKSVCKRCINRDYKCMLVALVRLGEFEEAEMVLKEWXMSENLYDFKVPQTVVEGYSEKGLHEIAQALLEDLMEKGKPTNIKCWELVASGYVAKGEMEKALKCMKVALTVWTQVGRRPDDRLIATLLSWLGDECSVEVVEVFVGLLRKVIPVNRQMYHALLKAYIRGGEDVAVGSIVDHMKTDKIDHDEETVKLLDMRPT